The following proteins come from a genomic window of Posidoniimonas polymericola:
- a CDS encoding HD domain-containing protein: MKDFNRESLLHCPVHGYIPFTSKVPEGEVSERQLLDSPWLQRLRQIHQLQTAWWVYPSAEHTRFQHVVGAMHMASRAVDGLYPSLREVCKGDVPSRGYVECLARMAALLHDVGHGPFGHFFDAHFLKPHFGLNHETLGAHIIEHELGDLLRGVRQCPNTRIVESATLDPRQVCTLITRPKSHDADQHPRWLILLRSLFCGLYTVDNMDFVLRDAYMSGYSPRAYDLDRLLRYSFFSERGLTIHQKGINALLKFMQTKSELFRAVYFHRTVRAIDKTLEGLFRDSRELLFPGNPLEHLNDYRGFTEWSLLIDVSRWSRSDDDRTRELGERWDRLLERQVDWICVEDRNQTIREGESEQTSIFADETVLEQVLRSTLPLGVQDVPMQIDLPRHIYRPDALAATAGQNFQFNPATGKVYPLTDDQLFRQLPLAHRACRIYLKKDHTPEQASAVGAALDAIVGSRGEDDLTNM, encoded by the coding sequence ATGAAGGACTTTAACCGCGAGAGCCTGCTGCACTGCCCCGTGCACGGCTACATCCCGTTTACGTCGAAGGTGCCCGAGGGCGAGGTCTCGGAGCGGCAGCTGCTGGACAGCCCGTGGCTGCAGCGGCTGCGGCAGATCCACCAGCTCCAGACCGCCTGGTGGGTCTACCCGTCGGCTGAGCACACGCGGTTCCAGCATGTGGTAGGCGCCATGCACATGGCGAGCCGCGCGGTCGACGGCCTCTACCCCAGCCTGCGCGAGGTCTGCAAGGGCGACGTGCCCAGCCGCGGCTACGTCGAGTGCCTGGCCCGGATGGCCGCGCTGCTGCACGACGTGGGGCACGGGCCGTTCGGGCACTTCTTCGACGCGCACTTCCTGAAGCCGCACTTCGGCCTCAACCACGAGACCCTCGGCGCCCACATCATCGAGCACGAACTGGGTGACCTGCTCCGCGGCGTCCGCCAGTGCCCCAACACGCGGATCGTGGAGAGCGCGACGCTCGACCCGCGGCAGGTCTGCACGCTGATCACGCGGCCCAAGTCGCACGACGCCGACCAGCACCCGCGTTGGCTGATCCTGCTGAGGAGCCTGTTCTGCGGCCTTTACACCGTGGACAACATGGACTTTGTGCTCCGCGACGCGTACATGTCGGGCTACAGCCCGCGGGCGTACGACCTCGACCGGCTGCTGCGGTACAGCTTCTTCAGCGAACGCGGTCTGACGATCCACCAGAAGGGGATCAACGCGCTGTTGAAGTTCATGCAGACCAAGAGCGAGCTGTTCCGCGCGGTCTACTTCCACCGCACCGTGCGGGCGATCGACAAGACGCTCGAGGGCCTGTTCCGCGACAGCCGCGAGCTGTTGTTCCCGGGCAACCCGCTTGAGCACCTCAACGACTACCGTGGCTTCACCGAGTGGTCGCTGCTGATTGACGTGTCGCGGTGGAGCAGGTCCGATGACGATCGCACCCGCGAACTGGGCGAGCGGTGGGACCGCCTGCTGGAGCGGCAGGTCGACTGGATCTGCGTCGAGGACCGCAACCAGACCATCCGTGAGGGCGAGAGCGAGCAGACGAGCATCTTCGCCGACGAGACCGTGCTCGAGCAAGTGCTCCGCAGCACGCTGCCGCTCGGGGTTCAGGACGTGCCGATGCAGATCGACCTGCCGCGGCACATCTACCGGCCCGACGCGCTGGCCGCGACCGCGGGCCAGAACTTCCAGTTCAACCCCGCGACCGGCAAGGTGTACCCGCTGACCGACGACCAGCTGTTCCGACAGTTGCCGCTGGCGCACCGCGCGTGTCGGATCTACCTCAAGAAGGACCACACGCCCGAACAGGCGAGCGCCGTCGGCGCGGCGCTCGACGCGATTGTCGGCAGCCGCGGCGAGGACGATCTGACGAATATGTGA
- the purB gene encoding adenylosuccinate lyase — MSEYYENPLITRYASRQMAALWGAQKKFSTWRRLWVALAEAEAELGLPISEAQLNELRENVDKIDFDNAAAYEKKLRHDVMAHVHAYGDQCPGAKAIIHLGATSNFVVDNTDLILLRESLELVRDRIVAVIQALDNFAREHRALPTLGFTHMQPAQPTTVGKRATLWCYDLVLDLQEVEHRIAVLCARSTKGTTGTQASFLELFDGDHTKVRELETLVAQKMGFQRTYAVTGQTYPRGVDTHVLSTLGGVAASCHKAATDIRLLANRKELEEPFEKNQIGSSAMAYKRNPMRSERICGLARFVMSLTANGADTHATQWMERTLDDSANRRLSLPQALLGVDAVLSIYHNVASGLVVYPKVIERNLAAELPFMATENLLMEAVRAGGDRQDLHEVIRTHSQEAAAVVKQQGGDNDLLDRLRNDPAFAGVDIDAAVDAAGLVGRAPEQVDEFLNEVVEPILVRLGEQSAGGDELRV; from the coding sequence ATGTCCGAGTACTACGAGAACCCCCTGATCACCCGTTACGCCTCGCGGCAGATGGCCGCCCTGTGGGGGGCGCAGAAGAAGTTCAGCACCTGGCGGCGGCTGTGGGTCGCGCTCGCGGAGGCCGAGGCCGAGCTCGGCCTGCCGATCAGCGAGGCTCAGCTCAACGAGCTGCGCGAGAACGTCGACAAGATCGACTTCGACAACGCCGCGGCTTACGAGAAGAAGCTGCGGCACGACGTCATGGCCCACGTGCACGCCTACGGCGACCAGTGCCCCGGCGCCAAGGCGATCATCCACCTCGGCGCGACCAGCAACTTTGTGGTCGACAACACCGACCTGATCCTGCTGCGGGAGTCGCTCGAGCTGGTCCGCGACCGTATTGTCGCCGTGATCCAGGCGCTGGACAACTTCGCCCGCGAGCACCGCGCGCTGCCGACCCTCGGCTTCACCCACATGCAGCCGGCCCAGCCGACCACGGTCGGCAAGCGGGCCACCCTGTGGTGCTACGACCTCGTGCTCGACCTGCAGGAGGTCGAGCACCGCATCGCGGTGCTGTGCGCCCGCAGCACCAAGGGCACGACCGGCACCCAGGCGAGCTTCCTCGAGTTGTTCGACGGCGACCACACCAAGGTCCGTGAGCTGGAAACCCTGGTCGCGCAGAAGATGGGCTTCCAACGCACCTACGCGGTAACCGGCCAGACCTACCCGCGGGGCGTCGACACGCACGTGCTGAGCACCCTCGGCGGCGTGGCGGCGAGCTGCCACAAGGCGGCGACCGACATCCGGCTGCTCGCCAACCGCAAGGAGCTCGAGGAGCCGTTCGAGAAGAACCAGATCGGCAGCTCGGCCATGGCGTACAAGCGGAACCCGATGCGGAGCGAGCGGATCTGCGGCCTGGCCCGGTTCGTGATGAGCCTCACCGCCAACGGCGCCGACACGCACGCCACCCAGTGGATGGAGCGGACGCTCGACGACTCGGCCAACCGGCGGCTGTCGCTGCCGCAGGCGCTGCTGGGCGTCGACGCGGTGCTGTCGATCTACCACAACGTGGCGAGCGGGCTGGTGGTGTACCCGAAGGTGATCGAGCGGAACCTGGCGGCCGAGCTGCCGTTCATGGCGACCGAGAACCTGCTGATGGAGGCGGTCCGCGCCGGCGGCGATCGGCAGGACCTGCACGAGGTGATCCGCACGCACAGCCAGGAGGCGGCCGCGGTGGTCAAGCAGCAAGGTGGCGACAACGACCTGCTCGACCGGCTGCGCAACGACCCGGCCTTCGCCGGCGTCGACATCGACGCCGCCGTAGACGCCGCCGGCCTGGTCGGCCGGGCGCCGGAGCAGGTCGACGAGTTCCTCAACGAGGTGGTCGAGCCGATCCTGGTCCGGCTTGGTGAGCAGTCCGCCGGCGGCGACGAGCTGCGGGTGTAG
- a CDS encoding SDR family NAD(P)-dependent oxidoreductase, translated as METVLITGASSGIGRELARLFAADGARLVLTARREQKLHELANELKRDHGAESIVIPKDLADPAAPRELLDQLKAAEVEVDVLVNNAGFGAIGRFVWLPVERQTAMAQMNVVALTELTRLFTQGMANRKRGGVLNVGSTASFQPGPFMSVYYASKAYVRSFSEGIAYEFRRAGITVTCLCPGPTKTEFGEDSGMESTLLFRYAMPVEQVARAGYNGFRRGKLIVVPGVLNKVLRFVSWASPPALVRLVVGRLQRPK; from the coding sequence ATGGAAACGGTCCTCATCACGGGCGCCAGCTCCGGCATCGGACGCGAGCTGGCCCGGCTGTTCGCCGCCGACGGCGCCCGGCTGGTGCTGACCGCCCGCCGCGAGCAGAAGCTGCACGAGCTGGCCAACGAGCTCAAGCGCGATCACGGCGCCGAGTCGATCGTGATCCCCAAGGACCTGGCCGACCCGGCGGCGCCGCGTGAGCTGCTCGACCAGCTCAAGGCGGCCGAGGTCGAGGTCGACGTGCTGGTCAACAACGCCGGCTTCGGCGCCATCGGCCGGTTTGTCTGGCTGCCGGTCGAACGCCAAACCGCGATGGCCCAGATGAACGTCGTGGCCCTGACCGAGCTGACCCGGCTGTTCACCCAGGGCATGGCCAACCGCAAACGGGGCGGCGTGCTGAACGTCGGCTCGACGGCGTCGTTCCAGCCCGGGCCGTTCATGAGCGTCTACTACGCCAGCAAGGCCTACGTGCGGTCGTTCAGCGAAGGCATCGCCTACGAGTTCCGCCGCGCCGGCATCACGGTGACGTGCCTCTGCCCGGGCCCTACCAAGACCGAGTTCGGCGAGGACTCCGGCATGGAGTCTACCCTGCTCTTCCGCTACGCGATGCCGGTCGAGCAGGTCGCGCGGGCCGGCTACAACGGCTTCCGCCGTGGCAAGCTGATCGTGGTGCCGGGCGTGCTCAACAAGGTGCTGCGGTTCGTTTCTTGGGCGTCGCCCCCCGCGCTGGTGCGGCTAGTGGTCGGCAGGCTGCAGCGGCCGAAGTAG
- a CDS encoding Fur family transcriptional regulator: MSQEASQDFSLGKVQVASSPQERFDEYLQSKGKRTTQQRRALVECVFEEHDHFDADELLEMISRHAEGAGVSRATVYRTLDELVEAGLLRKMDLGGRAVYEHDYGYPQHDHLYCQLCRKLIEFRSEELMAIRDAVAAKHSFRVTGHRLIVSGVCEECSHKRHRRHSPLDLI, translated from the coding sequence ATGTCACAGGAAGCGTCCCAAGATTTCTCGCTCGGCAAGGTGCAGGTCGCGTCGTCTCCGCAGGAGCGGTTCGACGAGTACCTGCAGAGCAAGGGCAAGCGCACCACGCAGCAGCGTCGGGCGTTGGTCGAGTGCGTGTTCGAGGAGCACGACCACTTCGACGCCGACGAGCTGCTGGAGATGATCTCCCGCCACGCCGAGGGCGCCGGGGTGAGCCGCGCCACCGTGTACCGCACGCTGGACGAGCTGGTCGAGGCCGGCCTGCTGCGCAAGATGGACCTCGGCGGACGCGCCGTCTACGAGCACGACTACGGCTACCCCCAGCACGACCACCTCTACTGCCAGCTGTGCCGCAAGCTGATCGAGTTCCGCAGCGAGGAGCTGATGGCGATCCGCGACGCCGTCGCCGCCAAGCACAGCTTCCGCGTCACCGGGCACCGGCTGATTGTGTCGGGCGTGTGCGAGGAGTGCAGCCACAAGCGGCACCGCCGGCACTCGCCCCTCGACCTCATTTAG
- a CDS encoding flagellar biosynthesis anti-sigma factor FlgM, translating to MQIHGATHVHGPQGLSGPHSTRSAQGASAPRPQTVDQLDISAEASAASQAAEVRTDLVANLKSQIASGAYETPEKLDAALNRLLDQIG from the coding sequence ATGCAGATTCACGGCGCCACTCACGTTCACGGACCCCAGGGCCTGTCGGGCCCCCACTCGACCCGCTCGGCGCAGGGCGCGTCGGCGCCGCGTCCGCAGACGGTCGACCAGTTGGACATCTCTGCCGAGGCGTCCGCCGCCTCCCAGGCCGCCGAAGTCCGCACCGATCTGGTGGCTAACCTCAAGAGCCAGATCGCCTCTGGAGCGTACGAGACGCCCGAGAAGCTCGACGCGGCCCTCAACCGCCTGCTGGACCAGATCGGCTAG
- a CDS encoding CvpA family protein — protein MFQPYDFLMIAVLAGLTLHGYSKGMAWQIAYLGSLIASYFVALKFADQFAPMFGDSAPFNKFVAMLVIYIVTSFFIWMGFRVVRGAIDKVKMEGFDHQMGALIGAARGFLWCVGITFFAVTLLPQGQKEWILQTKSGRTIAVALNKTQTFVPPEVHQVIGPVIQRIEQGLQQGGQPGQPMPGQPQPSTPSNQPLWPTQQPYGQQPAGQGWPATGQSASQPTSQQAGQLTSQPTGWPNPNPGGSPAGAWPQANPGYAAQPPQPTYQPQPSGVPAQPAAWPNPSP, from the coding sequence ATGTTTCAGCCCTACGACTTCCTGATGATCGCCGTGCTGGCGGGCCTCACCCTGCACGGCTACTCCAAGGGCATGGCCTGGCAGATCGCGTACCTCGGCTCGCTGATCGCCAGCTATTTCGTCGCGCTGAAGTTCGCCGATCAGTTCGCGCCGATGTTCGGCGACTCGGCGCCGTTCAACAAGTTCGTGGCGATGCTGGTCATCTACATCGTGACCTCGTTCTTCATCTGGATGGGCTTCCGCGTCGTCCGCGGCGCCATCGACAAGGTGAAGATGGAGGGCTTCGACCACCAGATGGGCGCCCTGATCGGCGCCGCCCGCGGCTTCCTGTGGTGCGTCGGCATCACGTTCTTCGCGGTCACGCTGCTGCCGCAGGGTCAGAAGGAGTGGATCCTGCAGACCAAGTCGGGCCGCACGATCGCGGTCGCCCTCAACAAGACGCAGACGTTCGTTCCCCCCGAGGTGCACCAGGTCATCGGCCCCGTGATCCAGCGGATCGAGCAGGGCCTGCAGCAGGGCGGCCAACCAGGCCAGCCGATGCCCGGCCAACCCCAACCCAGTACGCCGTCGAACCAACCCCTCTGGCCCACCCAGCAGCCCTACGGCCAGCAGCCCGCCGGCCAAGGCTGGCCCGCCACCGGGCAGTCGGCCAGCCAACCGACGAGTCAACAAGCGGGCCAACTGACGAGTCAACCAACCGGTTGGCCCAATCCCAACCCCGGCGGCTCCCCCGCCGGCGCGTGGCCCCAAGCCAACCCCGGCTACGCCGCCCAGCCGCCGCAGCCGACCTACCAGCCCCAGCCATCGGGCGTCCCGGCCCAGCCGGCGGCTTGGCCGAACCCGAGCCCGTGA